A genomic region of Camelus ferus isolate YT-003-E chromosome 35, BCGSAC_Cfer_1.0, whole genome shotgun sequence contains the following coding sequences:
- the ASB13 gene encoding ankyrin repeat and SOCS box protein 13 isoform X2, with the protein MFCKRTQTRSAHRHNVHVDTFCTQGHALHVDTSRFAQEQVSCARSHMCPEKPVAATTELDAGDRGVALARSPGSCGGRAGNYNSRRRLAPPSRQRGPGPGPGAGPGARVAGPRSWGARKPAGRMEPRGADGCFLGDVGFWVERTPVHEAAQRGETRQLQQLIENGACVNQVTVDSITPLHMASLRGQAQCVQLLLAAGAQMQSIHQDEQESSLHLPLRPRHWFLPSCQVDARNIDGSTPLCDACASGSVECVKLLLSHGAKVNPPLYTASPLHEACMSGSSECVRLLIDLGANLEAHDCHFGTPLHVACAREHLDCVKVLLNAGANVNAAKLHETALHHAAKVKNVDLIEMLIQFGGNIYARDNRGRKPSDYTRSSSAPAECFEHYESACPGAREAARCGASREAPRWPLSHEEMVPVRGPAPGRLVIQRHL; encoded by the exons ATGTTTTGCAAACGGACACAGACACGCTCCGCACACAGACACAATGTGCACGTGGACACATTTTGCACACAGGGGCATGCTTTGCACGTGGACACATCACGGTTTGCACAAGAACAAGTATCTTGCGCACGATCACACATGTGCCCAGAAAAGCCTGTGGCAGCGACCACGGAGTTGGACGCAGGTGACCGCGGCGTGGCGCTGGCCCGAAGCCCGGGCAGCTGCGGTGGCCGGGCCGGAAACTACAACTCCCGGCGCCGATTGGCCCCGCCCAGCCGGCAGCGCGGTCCCGGCCCAGGTCCCGGCGCAGGTCCCGGGGCGCGAGTGGCCGGGCCGCGGAGCTGGGGCGCGCGGAAGCCGGCGGGCCGCATGGAGCCCCGCGGGGCGGACGGCTGCTTCCTGGGCGACGTAG GTTTCTGGGTGGAGCGCACCCCCGTGCATGAGGCGGCCCAGCGAGGGGAGACCCGGCAGCTGCAGCAGCTGATCGAGAACGGGGCCTGTGTCAACCAGGTCACCGTGGACTCCATCACGCCCCTGCACATGGCCAGCCTGCGGGGCCAGGCCCAGTGTGTGCAGCTGCTGCTGGCTGCCGGGGCTCAG ATGCAGAGCATCCATCAGGACGAGCAAGAGAGTAGCCTGCATCTTCCCCTCCGCCCCCGGCACTGGTTTCTTCCCTCCTGCCAGGTGGATGCCCGCAACATTGATGGCAGCACCCCGCTCTGTGACGCCTGTGCCTCGGGCAGCGTCGAGTGTGTGAAGCTCCTGCTCTCCCACGGGGCCAAGGTCAACCCGCCCCTGTACACGGCATCCCCGCTGCATGAGGCCTGCATGAGCG GAAGTTCCGAGTGCGTGAGGCTTCTTATTGACCTTGGGGCCAACCTGGAAGCTCACGACTGCCACTTCGGGACCCCACTGCACGTTGCCTGTGCCCGGGAGCATCTGGACTGCGTCAAAGTGCTGCTCAATGCAG GCGCCAATGTGAACGCAGCGAAGCTGCACGAGACGGCGCTGCACCACGCGGCCAAGGTGAAGAACGTGGACCTCATCGAGATGCTCATCCAGTTCGGGGGCAACATCTACGCGCGGGACAACCGGGGGCGGAAGCCGTCCGACTACACGCGGAGCAGCAGCGCCCCCGCCGAGTGCTTCGAGCACTACGAGAGTGCGTGTCCGGGTGCGCGTGAGGCCGCGCGCTGTGGGGCCTCGCGGGAAGCTCCGCGCTGGCCGCTCAGCCATGAGGAAATGGTCCCTGTACGCGGGCCGGCCCCCGGGAGGCTGGTGATACAG AGACACCTCTGA
- the ASB13 gene encoding ankyrin repeat and SOCS box protein 13 isoform X7 has translation MAAGAFCAAGFWVERTPVHEAAQRGETRQLQQLIENGACVNQVTVDSITPLHMASLRGQAQCVQLLLAAGAQMQSIHQDEQESSLHLPLRPRHWFLPSCQVDARNIDGSTPLCDACASGSVECVKLLLSHGAKVNPPLYTASPLHEACMSGSSECVRLLIDLGANLEAHDCHFGTPLHVACAREHLDCVKVLLNAGANVNAAKLHETALHHAAKVKNVDLIEMLIQFGGNIYARDNRGRKPSDYTRSSSAPAECFEHYESACPETPLTLSQLCRVSLRRATGVRGLEKIAKLDIPPRLIDYLSYN, from the exons ATGGCAGCAGGTGCATTCTGTGCAGCAG GTTTCTGGGTGGAGCGCACCCCCGTGCATGAGGCGGCCCAGCGAGGGGAGACCCGGCAGCTGCAGCAGCTGATCGAGAACGGGGCCTGTGTCAACCAGGTCACCGTGGACTCCATCACGCCCCTGCACATGGCCAGCCTGCGGGGCCAGGCCCAGTGTGTGCAGCTGCTGCTGGCTGCCGGGGCTCAG ATGCAGAGCATCCATCAGGACGAGCAAGAGAGTAGCCTGCATCTTCCCCTCCGCCCCCGGCACTGGTTTCTTCCCTCCTGCCAGGTGGATGCCCGCAACATTGATGGCAGCACCCCGCTCTGTGACGCCTGTGCCTCGGGCAGCGTCGAGTGTGTGAAGCTCCTGCTCTCCCACGGGGCCAAGGTCAACCCGCCCCTGTACACGGCATCCCCGCTGCATGAGGCCTGCATGAGCG GAAGTTCCGAGTGCGTGAGGCTTCTTATTGACCTTGGGGCCAACCTGGAAGCTCACGACTGCCACTTCGGGACCCCACTGCACGTTGCCTGTGCCCGGGAGCATCTGGACTGCGTCAAAGTGCTGCTCAATGCAG GCGCCAATGTGAACGCAGCGAAGCTGCACGAGACGGCGCTGCACCACGCGGCCAAGGTGAAGAACGTGGACCTCATCGAGATGCTCATCCAGTTCGGGGGCAACATCTACGCGCGGGACAACCGGGGGCGGAAGCCGTCCGACTACACGCGGAGCAGCAGCGCCCCCGCCGAGTGCTTCGAGCACTACGAGAGTGCGTGTCCGG AGACACCTCTGACCctgtcccagctctgcagggTGAGCTTGAGGAGGGCCACTGGCGTCAGAGGGCTGGAGAAAATCGCCAAGTTGGACATCCCTCCCCGGCTCATCGATTACCTTTCCTACAATTGA
- the ASB13 gene encoding ankyrin repeat and SOCS box protein 13 isoform X8 has product MFCKRTQTRSAHRHNVHVDTFCTQGHALHVDTSRFAQEQVSCARSHMCPEKPVAATTELDAGDRGVALARSPGSCGGRAGNYNSRRRLAPPSRQRGPGPGPGAGPGARVAGPRSWGARKPAGRMEPRGADGCFLGDVGSSECVRLLIDLGANLEAHDCHFGTPLHVACAREHLDCVKVLLNAGANVNAAKLHETALHHAAKVKNVDLIEMLIQFGGNIYARDNRGRKPSDYTRSSSAPAECFEHYESACPETPLTLSQLCRVSLRRATGVRGLEKIAKLDIPPRLIDYLSYN; this is encoded by the exons ATGTTTTGCAAACGGACACAGACACGCTCCGCACACAGACACAATGTGCACGTGGACACATTTTGCACACAGGGGCATGCTTTGCACGTGGACACATCACGGTTTGCACAAGAACAAGTATCTTGCGCACGATCACACATGTGCCCAGAAAAGCCTGTGGCAGCGACCACGGAGTTGGACGCAGGTGACCGCGGCGTGGCGCTGGCCCGAAGCCCGGGCAGCTGCGGTGGCCGGGCCGGAAACTACAACTCCCGGCGCCGATTGGCCCCGCCCAGCCGGCAGCGCGGTCCCGGCCCAGGTCCCGGCGCAGGTCCCGGGGCGCGAGTGGCCGGGCCGCGGAGCTGGGGCGCGCGGAAGCCGGCGGGCCGCATGGAGCCCCGCGGGGCGGACGGCTGCTTCCTGGGCGACGTAG GAAGTTCCGAGTGCGTGAGGCTTCTTATTGACCTTGGGGCCAACCTGGAAGCTCACGACTGCCACTTCGGGACCCCACTGCACGTTGCCTGTGCCCGGGAGCATCTGGACTGCGTCAAAGTGCTGCTCAATGCAG GCGCCAATGTGAACGCAGCGAAGCTGCACGAGACGGCGCTGCACCACGCGGCCAAGGTGAAGAACGTGGACCTCATCGAGATGCTCATCCAGTTCGGGGGCAACATCTACGCGCGGGACAACCGGGGGCGGAAGCCGTCCGACTACACGCGGAGCAGCAGCGCCCCCGCCGAGTGCTTCGAGCACTACGAGAGTGCGTGTCCGG AGACACCTCTGACCctgtcccagctctgcagggTGAGCTTGAGGAGGGCCACTGGCGTCAGAGGGCTGGAGAAAATCGCCAAGTTGGACATCCCTCCCCGGCTCATCGATTACCTTTCCTACAATTGA
- the ASB13 gene encoding ankyrin repeat and SOCS box protein 13 isoform X1: MFCKRTQTRSAHRHNVHVDTFCTQGHALHVDTSRFAQEQVSCARSHMCPEKPVAATTELDAGDRGVALARSPGSCGGRAGNYNSRRRLAPPSRQRGPGPGPGAGPGARVAGPRSWGARKPAGRMEPRGADGCFLGDVGFWVERTPVHEAAQRGETRQLQQLIENGACVNQVTVDSITPLHMASLRGQAQCVQLLLAAGAQMQSIHQDEQESSLHLPLRPRHWFLPSCQVDARNIDGSTPLCDACASGSVECVKLLLSHGAKVNPPLYTASPLHEACMSGSSECVRLLIDLGANLEAHDCHFGTPLHVACAREHLDCVKVLLNAGANVNAAKLHETALHHAAKVKNVDLIEMLIQFGGNIYARDNRGRKPSDYTRSSSAPAECFEHYESACPETPLTLSQLCRVSLRRATGVRGLEKIAKLDIPPRLIDYLSYN, translated from the exons ATGTTTTGCAAACGGACACAGACACGCTCCGCACACAGACACAATGTGCACGTGGACACATTTTGCACACAGGGGCATGCTTTGCACGTGGACACATCACGGTTTGCACAAGAACAAGTATCTTGCGCACGATCACACATGTGCCCAGAAAAGCCTGTGGCAGCGACCACGGAGTTGGACGCAGGTGACCGCGGCGTGGCGCTGGCCCGAAGCCCGGGCAGCTGCGGTGGCCGGGCCGGAAACTACAACTCCCGGCGCCGATTGGCCCCGCCCAGCCGGCAGCGCGGTCCCGGCCCAGGTCCCGGCGCAGGTCCCGGGGCGCGAGTGGCCGGGCCGCGGAGCTGGGGCGCGCGGAAGCCGGCGGGCCGCATGGAGCCCCGCGGGGCGGACGGCTGCTTCCTGGGCGACGTAG GTTTCTGGGTGGAGCGCACCCCCGTGCATGAGGCGGCCCAGCGAGGGGAGACCCGGCAGCTGCAGCAGCTGATCGAGAACGGGGCCTGTGTCAACCAGGTCACCGTGGACTCCATCACGCCCCTGCACATGGCCAGCCTGCGGGGCCAGGCCCAGTGTGTGCAGCTGCTGCTGGCTGCCGGGGCTCAG ATGCAGAGCATCCATCAGGACGAGCAAGAGAGTAGCCTGCATCTTCCCCTCCGCCCCCGGCACTGGTTTCTTCCCTCCTGCCAGGTGGATGCCCGCAACATTGATGGCAGCACCCCGCTCTGTGACGCCTGTGCCTCGGGCAGCGTCGAGTGTGTGAAGCTCCTGCTCTCCCACGGGGCCAAGGTCAACCCGCCCCTGTACACGGCATCCCCGCTGCATGAGGCCTGCATGAGCG GAAGTTCCGAGTGCGTGAGGCTTCTTATTGACCTTGGGGCCAACCTGGAAGCTCACGACTGCCACTTCGGGACCCCACTGCACGTTGCCTGTGCCCGGGAGCATCTGGACTGCGTCAAAGTGCTGCTCAATGCAG GCGCCAATGTGAACGCAGCGAAGCTGCACGAGACGGCGCTGCACCACGCGGCCAAGGTGAAGAACGTGGACCTCATCGAGATGCTCATCCAGTTCGGGGGCAACATCTACGCGCGGGACAACCGGGGGCGGAAGCCGTCCGACTACACGCGGAGCAGCAGCGCCCCCGCCGAGTGCTTCGAGCACTACGAGAGTGCGTGTCCGG AGACACCTCTGACCctgtcccagctctgcagggTGAGCTTGAGGAGGGCCACTGGCGTCAGAGGGCTGGAGAAAATCGCCAAGTTGGACATCCCTCCCCGGCTCATCGATTACCTTTCCTACAATTGA
- the ASB13 gene encoding ankyrin repeat and SOCS box protein 13 isoform X6: MFCKRTQTRSAHRHNVHVDTFCTQGHALHVDTSRFAQEQVSCARSHMCPEKPVAATTELDAGDRGVALARSPGSCGGRAGNYNSRRRLAPPSRQRGPGPGPGAGPGARVAGPRSWGARKPAGRMEPRGADGCFLGDVGFWVERTPVHEAAQRGETRQLQQLIENGACVNQVTVDSITPLHMASLRGQAQCVQLLLAAGAQMQSIHQDEQESSLHLPLRPRHWFLPSCQVDARNIDGSTPLCDACASGSVECVKLLLSHGAKVNPPLYTASPLHEACMSGSSECVRLLIDLGANLEAHDCHFGTPLHVACAREHLDCVKVLLNAGHRSLGTSDENHGPRL; encoded by the exons ATGTTTTGCAAACGGACACAGACACGCTCCGCACACAGACACAATGTGCACGTGGACACATTTTGCACACAGGGGCATGCTTTGCACGTGGACACATCACGGTTTGCACAAGAACAAGTATCTTGCGCACGATCACACATGTGCCCAGAAAAGCCTGTGGCAGCGACCACGGAGTTGGACGCAGGTGACCGCGGCGTGGCGCTGGCCCGAAGCCCGGGCAGCTGCGGTGGCCGGGCCGGAAACTACAACTCCCGGCGCCGATTGGCCCCGCCCAGCCGGCAGCGCGGTCCCGGCCCAGGTCCCGGCGCAGGTCCCGGGGCGCGAGTGGCCGGGCCGCGGAGCTGGGGCGCGCGGAAGCCGGCGGGCCGCATGGAGCCCCGCGGGGCGGACGGCTGCTTCCTGGGCGACGTAG GTTTCTGGGTGGAGCGCACCCCCGTGCATGAGGCGGCCCAGCGAGGGGAGACCCGGCAGCTGCAGCAGCTGATCGAGAACGGGGCCTGTGTCAACCAGGTCACCGTGGACTCCATCACGCCCCTGCACATGGCCAGCCTGCGGGGCCAGGCCCAGTGTGTGCAGCTGCTGCTGGCTGCCGGGGCTCAG ATGCAGAGCATCCATCAGGACGAGCAAGAGAGTAGCCTGCATCTTCCCCTCCGCCCCCGGCACTGGTTTCTTCCCTCCTGCCAGGTGGATGCCCGCAACATTGATGGCAGCACCCCGCTCTGTGACGCCTGTGCCTCGGGCAGCGTCGAGTGTGTGAAGCTCCTGCTCTCCCACGGGGCCAAGGTCAACCCGCCCCTGTACACGGCATCCCCGCTGCATGAGGCCTGCATGAGCG GAAGTTCCGAGTGCGTGAGGCTTCTTATTGACCTTGGGGCCAACCTGGAAGCTCACGACTGCCACTTCGGGACCCCACTGCACGTTGCCTGTGCCCGGGAGCATCTGGACTGCGTCAAAGTGCTGCTCAATGCAG GTCACAGGTCCCTTGGAACATCTGATGAAAACCACGGGCCACGTCTCTAG
- the ASB13 gene encoding ankyrin repeat and SOCS box protein 13 isoform X3 — MEPRGADGCFLGDVGFWVERTPVHEAAQRGETRQLQQLIENGACVNQVTVDSITPLHMASLRGQAQCVQLLLAAGAQMQSIHQDEQESSLHLPLRPRHWFLPSCQVDARNIDGSTPLCDACASGSVECVKLLLSHGAKVNPPLYTASPLHEACMSGSSECVRLLIDLGANLEAHDCHFGTPLHVACAREHLDCVKVLLNAGANVNAAKLHETALHHAAKVKNVDLIEMLIQFGGNIYARDNRGRKPSDYTRSSSAPAECFEHYEKTPLTLSQLCRVSLRRATGVRGLEKIAKLDIPPRLIDYLSYN; from the exons ATGGAGCCCCGCGGGGCGGACGGCTGCTTCCTGGGCGACGTAG GTTTCTGGGTGGAGCGCACCCCCGTGCATGAGGCGGCCCAGCGAGGGGAGACCCGGCAGCTGCAGCAGCTGATCGAGAACGGGGCCTGTGTCAACCAGGTCACCGTGGACTCCATCACGCCCCTGCACATGGCCAGCCTGCGGGGCCAGGCCCAGTGTGTGCAGCTGCTGCTGGCTGCCGGGGCTCAG ATGCAGAGCATCCATCAGGACGAGCAAGAGAGTAGCCTGCATCTTCCCCTCCGCCCCCGGCACTGGTTTCTTCCCTCCTGCCAGGTGGATGCCCGCAACATTGATGGCAGCACCCCGCTCTGTGACGCCTGTGCCTCGGGCAGCGTCGAGTGTGTGAAGCTCCTGCTCTCCCACGGGGCCAAGGTCAACCCGCCCCTGTACACGGCATCCCCGCTGCATGAGGCCTGCATGAGCG GAAGTTCCGAGTGCGTGAGGCTTCTTATTGACCTTGGGGCCAACCTGGAAGCTCACGACTGCCACTTCGGGACCCCACTGCACGTTGCCTGTGCCCGGGAGCATCTGGACTGCGTCAAAGTGCTGCTCAATGCAG GCGCCAATGTGAACGCAGCGAAGCTGCACGAGACGGCGCTGCACCACGCGGCCAAGGTGAAGAACGTGGACCTCATCGAGATGCTCATCCAGTTCGGGGGCAACATCTACGCGCGGGACAACCGGGGGCGGAAGCCGTCCGACTACACGCGGAGCAGCAGCGCCCCCGCCGAGTGCTTCGAGCACTACGAGA AGACACCTCTGACCctgtcccagctctgcagggTGAGCTTGAGGAGGGCCACTGGCGTCAGAGGGCTGGAGAAAATCGCCAAGTTGGACATCCCTCCCCGGCTCATCGATTACCTTTCCTACAATTGA
- the ASB13 gene encoding ankyrin repeat and SOCS box protein 13 isoform X4, translating to MEPRGADGCFLGDVGFWVERTPVHEAAQRGETRQLQQLIENGACVNQVTVDSITPLHMASLRGQAQCVQLLLAAGAQVDARNIDGSTPLCDACASGSVECVKLLLSHGAKVNPPLYTASPLHEACMSGSSECVRLLIDLGANLEAHDCHFGTPLHVACAREHLDCVKVLLNAGANVNAAKLHETALHHAAKVKNVDLIEMLIQFGGNIYARDNRGRKPSDYTRSSSAPAECFEHYESACPETPLTLSQLCRVSLRRATGVRGLEKIAKLDIPPRLIDYLSYN from the exons ATGGAGCCCCGCGGGGCGGACGGCTGCTTCCTGGGCGACGTAG GTTTCTGGGTGGAGCGCACCCCCGTGCATGAGGCGGCCCAGCGAGGGGAGACCCGGCAGCTGCAGCAGCTGATCGAGAACGGGGCCTGTGTCAACCAGGTCACCGTGGACTCCATCACGCCCCTGCACATGGCCAGCCTGCGGGGCCAGGCCCAGTGTGTGCAGCTGCTGCTGGCTGCCGGGGCTCAG GTGGATGCCCGCAACATTGATGGCAGCACCCCGCTCTGTGACGCCTGTGCCTCGGGCAGCGTCGAGTGTGTGAAGCTCCTGCTCTCCCACGGGGCCAAGGTCAACCCGCCCCTGTACACGGCATCCCCGCTGCATGAGGCCTGCATGAGCG GAAGTTCCGAGTGCGTGAGGCTTCTTATTGACCTTGGGGCCAACCTGGAAGCTCACGACTGCCACTTCGGGACCCCACTGCACGTTGCCTGTGCCCGGGAGCATCTGGACTGCGTCAAAGTGCTGCTCAATGCAG GCGCCAATGTGAACGCAGCGAAGCTGCACGAGACGGCGCTGCACCACGCGGCCAAGGTGAAGAACGTGGACCTCATCGAGATGCTCATCCAGTTCGGGGGCAACATCTACGCGCGGGACAACCGGGGGCGGAAGCCGTCCGACTACACGCGGAGCAGCAGCGCCCCCGCCGAGTGCTTCGAGCACTACGAGAGTGCGTGTCCGG AGACACCTCTGACCctgtcccagctctgcagggTGAGCTTGAGGAGGGCCACTGGCGTCAGAGGGCTGGAGAAAATCGCCAAGTTGGACATCCCTCCCCGGCTCATCGATTACCTTTCCTACAATTGA
- the ASB13 gene encoding ankyrin repeat and SOCS box protein 13 isoform X5 — protein sequence MEPRGADGCFLGDVGFWVERTPVHEAAQRGETRQLQQLIENGACVNQVTVDSITPLHMASLRGQAQCVQLLLAAGAQVDARNIDGSTPLCDACASGSVECVKLLLSHGAKVNPPLYTASPLHEACMSGSSECVRLLIDLGANLEAHDCHFGTPLHVACAREHLDCVKVLLNAGANVNAAKLHETALHHAAKVKNVDLIEMLIQFGGNIYARDNRGRKPSDYTRSSSAPAECFEHYEKTPLTLSQLCRVSLRRATGVRGLEKIAKLDIPPRLIDYLSYN from the exons ATGGAGCCCCGCGGGGCGGACGGCTGCTTCCTGGGCGACGTAG GTTTCTGGGTGGAGCGCACCCCCGTGCATGAGGCGGCCCAGCGAGGGGAGACCCGGCAGCTGCAGCAGCTGATCGAGAACGGGGCCTGTGTCAACCAGGTCACCGTGGACTCCATCACGCCCCTGCACATGGCCAGCCTGCGGGGCCAGGCCCAGTGTGTGCAGCTGCTGCTGGCTGCCGGGGCTCAG GTGGATGCCCGCAACATTGATGGCAGCACCCCGCTCTGTGACGCCTGTGCCTCGGGCAGCGTCGAGTGTGTGAAGCTCCTGCTCTCCCACGGGGCCAAGGTCAACCCGCCCCTGTACACGGCATCCCCGCTGCATGAGGCCTGCATGAGCG GAAGTTCCGAGTGCGTGAGGCTTCTTATTGACCTTGGGGCCAACCTGGAAGCTCACGACTGCCACTTCGGGACCCCACTGCACGTTGCCTGTGCCCGGGAGCATCTGGACTGCGTCAAAGTGCTGCTCAATGCAG GCGCCAATGTGAACGCAGCGAAGCTGCACGAGACGGCGCTGCACCACGCGGCCAAGGTGAAGAACGTGGACCTCATCGAGATGCTCATCCAGTTCGGGGGCAACATCTACGCGCGGGACAACCGGGGGCGGAAGCCGTCCGACTACACGCGGAGCAGCAGCGCCCCCGCCGAGTGCTTCGAGCACTACGAGA AGACACCTCTGACCctgtcccagctctgcagggTGAGCTTGAGGAGGGCCACTGGCGTCAGAGGGCTGGAGAAAATCGCCAAGTTGGACATCCCTCCCCGGCTCATCGATTACCTTTCCTACAATTGA